In one Actinomyces trachealis genomic region, the following are encoded:
- a CDS encoding histidine kinase, translated as MEADSRLMSHPLAALWHAEPLTALGLAMGVVGMVVGVALAPSEGPWWLGWVISGGGLVLLTAMPWRPLPAAAAYLFGWVIVLALVPSHAGVLLVTSLGFLLLVSRLLPVGTTAILAGVFYSTHLIEVITLQAGEKVFFTNLLYGILVIPVGVLWRRRVQERRVEGVRAAARLEAMRTDIARQMHDLVAYSMSHTALRAQHAAHNPNHTPQARTEFAAIASNATDALHELRLLLRTLRHTTPTTQDIATTTGLGGVVTNLPAAIQAIADDITAAGFTLTYRCLGNTTPTRLQATTMSRVAREMGANIIRHAAPNAPVTLTLTLNPNIIRLVTTNKTTTHKTTHLPTSGTGTTGMREHLAPLNGTLTTLNENNSWITTATIPTNNQPTPPTTPKEAR; from the coding sequence GTGGAGGCTGACAGCCGCCTGATGTCCCACCCATTGGCCGCGCTGTGGCACGCGGAGCCCCTGACTGCCCTGGGGCTGGCTATGGGCGTGGTTGGGATGGTGGTCGGGGTCGCGCTCGCACCCTCCGAGGGACCCTGGTGGCTGGGGTGGGTGATCTCCGGTGGTGGACTCGTCCTGCTCACCGCGATGCCTTGGCGTCCTCTGCCCGCTGCTGCCGCTTACCTCTTTGGGTGGGTCATCGTGCTTGCTCTTGTCCCCTCCCACGCCGGTGTCCTGCTAGTCACGAGCCTGGGTTTCCTGCTGCTTGTGAGTCGGCTCCTGCCGGTCGGTACGACGGCCATCCTCGCTGGTGTCTTCTACTCCACGCACCTGATAGAGGTGATTACGCTGCAAGCGGGGGAGAAGGTCTTTTTCACCAACCTGCTCTATGGGATCCTTGTGATTCCCGTGGGTGTGCTCTGGCGCAGGCGGGTGCAAGAGCGTCGGGTGGAGGGGGTGCGGGCCGCCGCACGCCTGGAAGCCATGCGCACCGACATCGCCCGCCAGATGCACGACCTAGTCGCCTACTCCATGTCCCACACCGCCCTACGCGCCCAACACGCCGCCCACAACCCCAACCACACCCCCCAAGCCCGCACCGAGTTCGCCGCCATCGCCTCCAACGCCACCGACGCCCTCCACGAGCTACGCCTCCTCCTACGCACCCTGCGCCACACCACCCCCACCACCCAAGACATCGCCACCACCACCGGACTAGGCGGCGTAGTAACCAACCTACCCGCCGCCATCCAAGCCATCGCCGACGACATCACCGCCGCCGGATTCACCCTCACCTACCGCTGCCTAGGCAACACCACCCCCACCCGCCTACAAGCCACCACCATGTCCCGCGTAGCCCGCGAAATGGGCGCCAACATCATCCGCCACGCCGCCCCAAACGCCCCCGTCACCCTCACCCTCACCCTCAACCCCAACATCATCCGCCTAGTCACCACCAACAAGACCACCACCCACAAAACCACCCACCTACCCACCAGCGGAACCGGCACCACCGGCATGCGCGAACACCTCGCACCCCTCAACGGCACCCTAACCACCCTCAACGAAAACAACTCCTGGATCACCACCGCCACCATCCCCACCAACAACCAACCCACACCCCCCACCACCCCAAAAGAGGCACGATGA
- a CDS encoding response regulator transcription factor, whose amino-acid sequence MIHVGIADDDALVRLALSDLLATTEDIRVAWTAHDGVEALEQIRDEHTTPVQVVLLDIQMPRMDGIALAETLHEQHRDLAILVLTTFVADAVLERALAAGVRGFIAKEDPIEELAATIRHVAAGNMVLSATSSAIIGGRPNIPTFNVSPTAQPSPAPGALPPGVSLSPRELEVLALMVEALSNKQIAHRLHLSEATVKTHVSTLIAKLGVQDRVGAVVHALRSGLV is encoded by the coding sequence ATGATTCACGTCGGTATCGCTGATGACGACGCCCTCGTCCGCCTCGCGTTGTCGGACCTGCTGGCCACCACGGAGGATATTCGTGTGGCCTGGACCGCGCACGACGGCGTCGAGGCTCTCGAGCAGATCCGGGACGAGCACACGACGCCGGTGCAGGTGGTCCTGCTGGACATCCAGATGCCCCGCATGGACGGGATCGCCCTGGCCGAGACCCTCCACGAGCAGCACCGTGACCTTGCGATCCTGGTACTGACAACCTTCGTGGCTGACGCCGTACTAGAGCGGGCCCTGGCCGCCGGGGTCCGCGGTTTCATAGCCAAAGAGGACCCGATCGAGGAGCTAGCCGCCACCATCCGGCACGTCGCGGCGGGAAACATGGTGCTCTCGGCGACGTCCTCCGCGATCATCGGGGGAAGGCCGAATATCCCGACGTTCAACGTCTCCCCGACGGCCCAGCCCAGCCCCGCGCCAGGTGCCCTACCTCCGGGCGTGAGCCTCTCACCGCGCGAGCTGGAGGTCCTGGCACTCATGGTTGAGGCCCTGTCAAACAAGCAGATCGCCCACCGCCTCCACCTGTCTGAGGCAACGGTCAAGACGCACGTGTCCACGCTAATAGCCAAGCTCGGCGTCCAGGACCGTGTGGGGGCGGTCGTCCACGCGCTGCGCAGCGGCCTGGTCTGA
- a CDS encoding amino acid permease codes for MNRPSHEIPDHPVNPAAPDAVDQLVTGIEDEGLQRRLTNRHVQLIAIGGAIGTGLFMGSGKTIYLAGPGVLLVYAIIGLFLFFVMRALGEVLLSDLRYKSFADVATDLIGPWAGFMTGWTYYFCWLVTAIAEVVVITGYVQFWLPDIPLWIPPVVTVLLLLGLNLTTVKAFGEIEFWFSIIKIVAIIALMVMGVTMVLTGFTAPNGSHAAVSNLWRDGGLFPNGFHGFAGAFQIAVFAFVGTELIGTAAAEAKDPEVTLPKAINAIPMRIVIFYLGALAAIMMVTPWREVSPENSPFVAMFSLAGLGVAAGMVNFVVLTAAASSANSGIYSTSRMLYGLAWAGQGPKAFRRLTARAVPGWALLVTCAGLLTAIPLMYVSESIIAAFTAVTTVASVLFILVWCVIVASYLRYRRLRPERHAHSAFKVPGGRASAWLSLVFFGFVTWTLTLAEDTRLAVLTSPLWLLVLGVAWWVHTRHLGRRAGASSR; via the coding sequence ATGAACCGGCCTAGCCACGAGATCCCTGACCACCCCGTGAACCCGGCCGCCCCCGACGCCGTCGACCAGCTCGTGACCGGGATAGAGGACGAAGGCCTGCAACGCCGTCTGACCAACCGGCACGTCCAGCTGATCGCCATCGGCGGGGCCATCGGCACCGGCCTGTTCATGGGCTCCGGCAAGACCATCTACCTGGCCGGGCCTGGGGTGCTGCTCGTCTACGCGATCATCGGCCTGTTCCTGTTCTTCGTGATGCGCGCCCTCGGTGAGGTGCTGCTGTCCGACCTGCGCTACAAGTCTTTCGCTGACGTGGCCACCGACCTGATAGGACCCTGGGCCGGATTCATGACCGGATGGACCTACTACTTCTGCTGGCTGGTCACCGCGATCGCCGAGGTGGTGGTCATAACCGGGTACGTGCAGTTCTGGCTGCCCGACATCCCCCTGTGGATCCCGCCTGTGGTCACGGTGCTCCTGCTGCTCGGACTGAACCTCACCACCGTCAAAGCCTTCGGGGAGATCGAGTTCTGGTTCTCGATCATCAAGATCGTGGCGATCATCGCGCTGATGGTGATGGGCGTGACCATGGTGCTCACCGGCTTTACCGCCCCCAACGGCTCCCACGCCGCCGTCTCCAACCTGTGGCGCGACGGTGGGCTATTCCCCAACGGCTTCCACGGCTTCGCCGGGGCCTTCCAGATCGCCGTGTTCGCCTTCGTGGGGACCGAGCTGATCGGCACCGCGGCAGCCGAGGCCAAGGACCCGGAGGTCACCCTGCCCAAGGCCATCAACGCGATCCCCATGCGGATCGTGATCTTCTACCTGGGGGCGCTCGCGGCCATTATGATGGTCACCCCCTGGCGGGAGGTCTCCCCCGAGAACAGCCCATTCGTGGCCATGTTCTCCCTGGCCGGCCTGGGGGTGGCGGCCGGGATGGTCAACTTTGTGGTGCTGACGGCGGCGGCTTCCTCCGCCAACTCTGGCATCTACTCCACCTCCAGGATGCTCTACGGGCTGGCCTGGGCCGGGCAGGGCCCCAAGGCCTTCAGGCGGCTCACCGCCCGGGCAGTGCCTGGTTGGGCGCTGCTGGTGACCTGTGCGGGCCTGCTGACCGCTATCCCGTTGATGTACGTCTCTGAGTCGATCATCGCGGCCTTCACCGCCGTAACCACGGTAGCCAGCGTGCTGTTCATCCTGGTGTGGTGCGTGATCGTGGCCTCCTACCTGCGCTACCGGCGGCTGCGGCCTGAGCGGCACGCGCACAGTGCCTTCAAAGTGCCCGGGGGGCGGGCCTCTGCCTGGCTGAGCCTGGTGTTCTTTGGTTTCGTGACCTGGACGCTGACGCTGGCCGAGGACACGCGCCTGGCGGTCCTGACTTCACCGCTGTGGCTGCTGGTGCTGGGGGTGGCCTGGTGGGTGCATACCCGTCACCTGGGGCGGCGGGCTGGCGCTTCCTCCCGCTAG
- a CDS encoding DUF2079 domain-containing protein, producing the protein MLPALVVLVGFVAMATYAVAQWRALAAPSWDLAIFTQLAKAYASFQAPIVPIKGEGYNLLGDHFHPLLVLLAIPYWIHPSGLSLLITQAFLLAVSAWPITRLAVHLTGRWAGTALGLAYVLSWGFQGAVEAQFHEIAFAVPLLAFSSVAFVQRRWVACAVWAAPLVLIKEDMGLVLLMVGLAIALRGRYPGGNHASDPKTVRLGLITAICGMLVFLVTVLVLLPAMNPDGVWAYGLNTDDPGRAERLGILGSFLQPVNKKLATVAVLVVAAGVIGLASPWMLLVLPTIAWRFLGSVEFYWDWQHWHYNAVLVPVAFGALLDVLVRLRERSRPEAVVPTWSRRALSLARPWMRVVVVTAMALPLVGAVWTAKDLPLWGAAHGRLEASPERVSAAQQIIAAVPEGATVSSDLTLLARLVPKATVYWVGTTPGDTDYVLVDTRGAGWSARPNAETFGEGASKTGARYRTVLSVEGFELAQRES; encoded by the coding sequence GTGCTCCCGGCCCTGGTGGTGCTGGTGGGCTTTGTAGCTATGGCCACCTACGCCGTCGCCCAGTGGCGGGCGCTGGCGGCGCCGAGCTGGGACCTGGCGATCTTCACGCAGCTGGCCAAGGCCTACGCGAGCTTCCAAGCGCCAATAGTGCCCATCAAGGGTGAGGGCTACAACCTGCTGGGGGACCACTTCCACCCACTGCTGGTGCTGCTGGCCATCCCGTACTGGATCCACCCCTCGGGCCTGAGCCTGTTGATTACGCAGGCCTTCTTGTTGGCTGTCTCTGCCTGGCCGATCACCCGTTTGGCGGTGCACTTGACTGGCCGCTGGGCGGGCACGGCCCTGGGCCTGGCTTACGTGCTGTCCTGGGGATTCCAGGGTGCGGTTGAGGCCCAGTTCCATGAGATTGCTTTTGCGGTACCGCTGCTGGCCTTCTCCTCGGTGGCTTTTGTGCAGCGCCGGTGGGTGGCGTGTGCGGTATGGGCGGCGCCCTTGGTGCTGATCAAGGAGGACATGGGCCTGGTGCTGCTTATGGTGGGCCTGGCGATCGCTTTGCGTGGCCGTTACCCGGGCGGCAACCATGCGTCTGACCCCAAGACGGTCCGTCTGGGCTTAATCACGGCGATTTGTGGCATGTTGGTCTTCCTGGTGACAGTGCTGGTGCTGCTTCCGGCAATGAATCCTGACGGTGTGTGGGCCTATGGTTTGAACACGGATGACCCGGGCCGTGCCGAACGGTTAGGGATCCTGGGTAGCTTCCTGCAGCCTGTGAATAAGAAGTTGGCGACGGTGGCGGTGCTGGTTGTGGCAGCTGGGGTCATTGGCCTGGCCTCACCGTGGATGCTGCTGGTGTTGCCCACTATCGCCTGGCGTTTCCTGGGGAGTGTGGAGTTCTACTGGGACTGGCAGCACTGGCACTACAACGCGGTGCTGGTGCCGGTGGCTTTTGGTGCACTGCTGGATGTGCTGGTGCGGCTACGTGAGCGTTCTCGGCCGGAGGCGGTGGTGCCTACATGGTCGCGGCGGGCTTTATCTTTGGCGCGTCCGTGGATGCGGGTGGTGGTAGTGACGGCGATGGCACTGCCGTTAGTTGGTGCGGTCTGGACAGCCAAGGATCTGCCTTTGTGGGGTGCGGCCCACGGCCGTTTGGAGGCCTCACCGGAACGGGTCTCGGCCGCGCAGCAGATCATTGCGGCGGTCCCGGAGGGGGCTACTGTCTCCAGCGATCTGACGCTCTTGGCCCGCCTGGTACCAAAAGCTACGGTCTATTGGGTGGGGACAACCCCGGGGGATACGGACTACGTGCTGGTGGACACGCGCGGCGCTGGCTGGTCGGCTCGGCCCAATGCGGAGACCTTCGGGGAGGGGGCCTCCAAGACGGGTGCCAGGTACAGGACGGTCCTCAGTGTTGAGGGTTTTGAGCTGGCCCAGCGTGAGAGTTGA
- a CDS encoding nodulation protein NfeD — MTLFSWCCAIGCGLLLLSLILDGMFDGVLDGVFDGLDNSFFDGALPVTSMSVGVFGAMGMLVQALLGREVGTAVAFGVPLVAGLLAGWVTRSVWRRFKRAMPRNAVAPEVEELVGSHVRIQWWREGRGEVSAIVRGHQLTLLATSGEPLRAGADVIVLDAKDGILQVTAL, encoded by the coding sequence ATGACCTTGTTTTCATGGTGCTGTGCCATCGGCTGTGGCCTGCTGCTGCTGTCGCTGATCCTGGACGGCATGTTCGACGGTGTGCTAGACGGCGTGTTTGACGGCCTAGACAACAGTTTCTTTGACGGCGCGCTGCCCGTAACCTCCATGTCTGTTGGTGTCTTTGGCGCCATGGGCATGCTGGTGCAAGCGCTTCTGGGCCGCGAGGTGGGCACGGCGGTGGCCTTTGGGGTGCCGCTGGTGGCGGGGCTGCTGGCTGGTTGGGTCACCCGCTCGGTGTGGCGGCGCTTCAAGCGGGCTATGCCGCGCAACGCCGTCGCCCCGGAGGTGGAAGAGCTGGTGGGCTCACATGTGCGTATCCAGTGGTGGCGTGAAGGCCGTGGTGAGGTCTCCGCGATCGTGCGCGGCCACCAGTTGACCTTGTTGGCCACCTCCGGCGAGCCCTTGCGGGCCGGGGCTGACGTCATCGTGCTGGACGCCAAGGACGGCATCTTGCAAGTCACTGCGCTATAA
- a CDS encoding flotillin family protein produces MPFGAMVAIGAVLVLAVLVMLYMLSRVVVVPSNLTGLISGSARNGEVKIIRPGGRDFVLPIIQSIQYLPFTQNTIGFQVTAEDQNKIHVNVSAVAAVKVGDTDEQVRAAAKRFLGKPNTDQAIADSARDALIGSLRSIIGHMTVTELISDRDALQQNVFDDAKSILANMGMEIDMLQISEITDDGGYIESLGVPEQQRVEKDARIARANAEREAKDAEVTSRQQIAERERDLALRQAQLQAETDKAQAEADSSGPLARAAKEREIAIIAQEAAEVKASLTERELDSTVRKPADAARYQREQEAEAAKAEAIRRAEAEAERTRLDAEAQAQATVARAEAEARATAARAKAEAEAIAAKGRAEAEAVRAAGEAEAKAMSDKADALAKYGQAATQQMILDKAPEIARALAEPLASVKDLSIISTDGASALPRAVASNVEQLDAVMRSLTGASLSGMLSRLTAAAAPEDEGPR; encoded by the coding sequence ATGCCATTTGGTGCAATGGTGGCCATTGGCGCGGTGCTTGTGCTTGCGGTGCTGGTCATGCTGTACATGCTCTCGCGCGTCGTCGTGGTGCCCTCCAATCTAACCGGTCTGATCTCGGGTTCCGCGCGCAACGGCGAGGTCAAGATCATCCGGCCTGGTGGGCGCGATTTCGTACTGCCCATAATCCAGTCCATCCAGTACCTGCCGTTCACGCAGAACACCATCGGCTTCCAGGTCACCGCTGAGGACCAGAACAAGATCCACGTGAATGTCTCCGCTGTGGCCGCCGTGAAGGTTGGTGATACCGACGAGCAGGTGCGGGCCGCCGCCAAGCGTTTCCTGGGCAAACCCAACACGGACCAGGCCATCGCCGACTCTGCCCGTGATGCCCTGATCGGCTCCCTGCGCTCGATCATCGGCCACATGACGGTCACCGAACTCATCTCTGACCGTGACGCCCTACAGCAGAACGTCTTTGACGACGCCAAGTCGATCCTGGCCAACATGGGCATGGAGATCGACATGCTGCAGATCTCAGAGATCACCGACGACGGCGGCTACATCGAGTCCCTGGGCGTGCCAGAGCAGCAGCGCGTGGAGAAGGACGCCCGCATCGCCCGCGCCAACGCTGAACGTGAGGCCAAGGACGCGGAGGTCACCTCCCGCCAACAGATTGCCGAGCGCGAACGCGACCTGGCGCTGCGTCAGGCCCAGTTGCAGGCGGAGACGGATAAGGCCCAGGCTGAGGCTGATTCTTCCGGCCCGCTGGCCCGTGCCGCCAAGGAACGTGAGATCGCGATCATCGCGCAGGAGGCCGCTGAGGTCAAGGCTTCCTTGACTGAACGCGAACTGGACTCCACCGTCCGCAAGCCCGCCGACGCCGCCCGCTACCAACGCGAGCAGGAGGCTGAGGCCGCCAAGGCAGAGGCCATCCGCCGCGCGGAGGCTGAGGCTGAGCGCACCCGCCTGGACGCTGAGGCCCAGGCCCAAGCCACCGTGGCCCGCGCGGAGGCTGAGGCCCGCGCCACCGCCGCCCGCGCCAAAGCGGAAGCTGAGGCCATCGCCGCCAAGGGTCGCGCGGAGGCTGAGGCCGTGCGTGCAGCCGGTGAAGCTGAGGCCAAGGCCATGAGCGACAAGGCTGATGCCCTGGCCAAGTATGGTCAGGCCGCCACCCAGCAGATGATTTTGGACAAGGCTCCGGAGATCGCCCGCGCCCTAGCTGAGCCGCTCGCTTCGGTCAAGGACCTGTCCATCATCTCCACCGACGGTGCCTCCGCCCTGCCGCGTGCTGTAGCTAGCAACGTGGAGCAGCTTGACGCCGTCATGCGGTCCCTGACCGGGGCGAGCCTGTCCGGCATGTTGTCTAGGCTCACGGCGGCCGCTGCTCCGGAGGATGAAGGCCCCCGCTGA
- a CDS encoding DsbA family protein: protein MPTDSPKTSAPTVNKDHDTERTPHSTVANQAGMSATATTQRPRNPAVILLLVLIAVLLAVIAALLFSRPGMGGNASPMPGVNDTAASAAPQAGQQNGEQAGQGGQQAQATETAAPDATDQQILNVMHQEVKRDPADGQAKGKVDAPVVLVLYSDFACPYCTIFAQKIQPELKDLVDNGTLRIEWRDLAQITATSPLAAQAGLAAAAQGKFWEFHDAVYAAANPKDHPSYSEESLVGFATQAGVPDLEAFKTKMNEPETKAAVEQAKQHAYSISIQGTPFMIINNTYISGYKDAAYVRATVLDQATKAGH, encoded by the coding sequence ATGCCGACCGATTCCCCGAAGACCTCCGCTCCCACTGTGAACAAAGATCATGACACTGAGCGCACCCCCCATAGCACCGTCGCTAACCAGGCAGGCATGTCTGCTACCGCGACTACCCAACGTCCACGCAACCCCGCCGTCATCCTGCTGCTGGTGCTGATTGCGGTGCTGCTGGCCGTGATTGCCGCTCTCTTGTTCTCCCGGCCGGGGATGGGTGGCAATGCCTCACCGATGCCTGGGGTCAATGACACGGCGGCGTCGGCGGCCCCCCAAGCAGGCCAGCAGAACGGCGAGCAGGCAGGGCAGGGCGGCCAGCAGGCGCAGGCCACTGAGACAGCGGCCCCTGACGCCACCGACCAGCAGATCCTGAATGTCATGCACCAGGAGGTCAAGCGGGATCCCGCTGACGGTCAGGCTAAGGGCAAGGTGGATGCGCCGGTGGTGCTGGTCTTGTACTCGGACTTCGCCTGCCCCTATTGCACAATCTTTGCCCAGAAGATCCAGCCGGAGCTCAAGGACCTGGTGGACAACGGCACACTGCGGATCGAGTGGCGCGACCTGGCGCAGATCACCGCGACCTCCCCGCTGGCCGCCCAAGCTGGTTTGGCGGCGGCAGCCCAAGGCAAGTTCTGGGAGTTCCACGACGCCGTCTACGCGGCAGCCAACCCGAAAGACCACCCGAGCTACTCGGAGGAGTCCCTGGTGGGCTTTGCGACGCAGGCGGGAGTGCCGGACCTGGAGGCTTTCAAAACCAAGATGAACGAGCCTGAAACCAAGGCGGCGGTGGAACAGGCTAAACAACACGCCTACTCGATCAGTATCCAGGGCACGCCCTTCATGATCATCAACAACACCTATATCAGCGGTTACAAGGACGCCGCCTATGTGCGGGCCACGGTCCTGGACCAGGCCACCAAGGCAGGCCATTGA
- a CDS encoding cytochrome c biogenesis CcdA family protein yields the protein MIGSEISLLAAFLGGVLTLLAPCSVMLLPAFFAYAFTSSRALLARTAVFWLGLVSTLVPLGAAASTAGAVLRAHMGSLVLVGGVLLVVLGLMQALAVPLHVPGVGSGHVLGPRGRVSVVGGAAGAGAGNENRRDAANPLSVYLLGALYGLAGVSCAGPILGAVLVLAGFGGEPVRAAGIMVVYATGMVLPLALLALLWESAGLSQRAWLRPRPVRVLGRHTTWTELLGGLVCVALGLLMVTVGPQGLGGGLLSVQRLAQLEDLVLARAGLVPWWLVAAIGGLLVAAAVLARRR from the coding sequence GTGATTGGTTCTGAGATCTCGCTGCTGGCGGCCTTCCTTGGTGGGGTGCTGACGCTTCTGGCACCCTGCTCGGTGATGTTGCTGCCGGCGTTCTTCGCCTACGCCTTCACGTCCTCACGCGCGCTGCTGGCACGCACGGCTGTGTTCTGGCTGGGGCTGGTGAGCACGCTGGTACCTCTAGGGGCGGCGGCCTCCACTGCCGGTGCGGTGCTGCGTGCGCATATGGGTAGCCTGGTGCTGGTTGGTGGCGTGCTGCTGGTGGTGCTGGGGCTGATGCAGGCCCTAGCGGTGCCGCTGCATGTGCCGGGGGTGGGGTCTGGGCATGTGCTCGGGCCTAGAGGGCGTGTTTCTGTTGTTGGCGGCGCTGCCGGTGCTGGGGCGGGCAATGAGAACCGCCGGGACGCGGCCAACCCACTGTCTGTGTACCTGCTGGGCGCCTTGTACGGGTTGGCTGGGGTGAGTTGCGCCGGACCGATCCTGGGCGCGGTGCTGGTGCTGGCTGGCTTTGGCGGTGAGCCGGTGCGGGCCGCCGGGATTATGGTGGTGTACGCCACCGGTATGGTTTTGCCGTTGGCGCTGCTGGCGCTTTTGTGGGAGTCGGCCGGATTGTCGCAGCGGGCGTGGCTGCGGCCGCGGCCGGTACGGGTGCTGGGGCGGCACACCACCTGGACGGAGTTGCTGGGCGGCCTGGTCTGTGTGGCCCTAGGGCTGTTGATGGTGACGGTCGGGCCGCAGGGCCTGGGTGGGGGGCTGCTGTCGGTGCAGCGGCTAGCCCAGCTGGAGGACCTGGTACTGGCACGCGCAGGCCTGGTTCCTTGGTGGCTGGTAGCGGCTATCGGCGGTCTGCTGGTGGCGGCAGCGGTGCTGGCGCGGCGTCGTTGA
- the csb2 gene encoding type I-G CRISPR-associated protein Csb2 has protein sequence MDGFTVEARFPLGEFNAHGADGQAEWPPSPARLLAALLSTAYSLGCGVEAVRALYELPAPSLSCPPRGARDTGYGRWVPVNNALKFAANGTPSGIVDAKHRFGDKAVKPPERGSLLGRRDDDVVRWVFPGTEQGQGPDPDVLRMVARQVEYLGRPTSPVLLDVHAGCREAPASNDRWEPDPLGPWHLQVGTPGLLQWLDEREEARRRSRFTGSHPALPYRPTARYRLIGDQAQQATPPDSQHLLDGAALYRMQPSQGASVEAADLGIVLDQLASALGEAEWMLPVLGQEGRGRLERQVLRAVLVRGAQPAREIPLAVRAGVTQVIACEPRVMTSLPRLIRAMTAVSSTWTSLVPVRRDPGQLREELEALAARHQVRLVDAGLHRHACAEVGVTAGCDSGARHVTLRFDAGVAGPVVLGGVMMSPMGASGLAVNPKRRSAPRNR, from the coding sequence ATGGACGGCTTCACCGTTGAAGCGAGGTTCCCCCTGGGAGAGTTCAACGCCCACGGTGCGGACGGGCAGGCAGAGTGGCCGCCGTCGCCTGCACGGCTCCTGGCGGCACTCCTGTCCACGGCCTACTCCCTCGGCTGCGGGGTGGAGGCGGTGCGGGCCCTGTACGAGCTGCCTGCGCCGTCGCTCAGCTGCCCCCCCAGAGGCGCCAGAGACACTGGCTACGGCAGGTGGGTGCCAGTCAACAACGCCTTAAAGTTCGCTGCTAACGGGACACCATCAGGGATCGTGGACGCTAAGCACCGCTTTGGTGATAAGGCGGTTAAGCCACCAGAACGTGGCAGCCTGCTAGGCCGACGGGATGACGACGTCGTCCGCTGGGTGTTTCCCGGTACTGAGCAGGGCCAGGGGCCGGACCCGGACGTGCTGCGCATGGTGGCGCGGCAGGTGGAGTACCTGGGGCGGCCCACCTCACCGGTGCTGCTGGACGTGCATGCGGGTTGCCGGGAGGCTCCCGCCTCCAATGACCGGTGGGAACCTGACCCGCTAGGACCGTGGCACCTGCAGGTGGGCACGCCCGGCCTGCTCCAGTGGCTCGATGAGCGGGAGGAAGCCAGACGGCGCAGCCGTTTCACAGGATCGCACCCGGCGCTTCCGTACCGGCCGACCGCCAGGTACAGGCTTATCGGCGACCAGGCGCAGCAGGCGACACCCCCTGACTCGCAGCACCTGCTCGACGGCGCGGCGCTGTACCGGATGCAGCCGAGCCAAGGGGCATCCGTAGAGGCAGCCGACCTGGGGATCGTGTTGGACCAGCTGGCCTCGGCGCTGGGCGAGGCGGAGTGGATGCTGCCGGTACTGGGCCAGGAAGGTCGGGGCCGCCTGGAGCGGCAGGTGCTGCGCGCTGTGCTGGTGCGCGGTGCTCAGCCTGCCAGGGAGATTCCTTTGGCTGTGCGGGCGGGCGTTACCCAGGTGATCGCCTGTGAGCCGCGGGTGATGACCTCCTTGCCGCGTCTGATTAGGGCCATGACGGCGGTTTCTAGTACCTGGACGAGCCTGGTGCCCGTACGCCGAGACCCAGGCCAGCTCCGTGAAGAACTGGAGGCCTTGGCAGCCCGTCACCAAGTGCGCCTGGTAGATGCAGGACTGCACCGGCACGCCTGCGCTGAGGTTGGGGTGACCGCAGGCTGTGACAGTGGGGCGCGGCATGTGACACTACGCTTTGATGCGGGGGTAGCTGGCCCGGTGGTGCTTGGCGGTGTAATGATGTCCCCGATGGGTGCATCCGGGTTGGCAGTGAATCCAAAACGCCGTTCCGCCCCGCGCAACCGTTGA